CCGCCATCCCCTGTGACAGCCACCACATTTCTTTGGGGATGGACTAACTTTGCAGCCACCGCCCCTGGAATCGCAAAACCCATTGCTGCAAACCCATTGGAAATGAGGCAAGTATTCGGGCGATCGCAATGGTATTGCCTCGCCATCCACATTTTGTGAGCCCCCACATCGGCGATGACAATATCCTCCGGAGCCATCACTTGGCGCAGATCATAGATGATTTTTTGGGGCTTCACCGGAAAAAGATCATCCTTGCTGTAGTGTTCATAGTCATCGCGAATCTCTGCCCGCAGACTAAGAGATTTGGGGGCCGCTTTCCCACTCCGGTCCGTGCATTTGCCAATTTCTGTTAAAGCATTGACCATGTCTCCAACAACTTCTGTGAGGGGAATATAACTGCTGTCAATTTCAGCAGCAGTTTCACCGATGTGAATTATGGGGGTTGTGCCATCTGGGTTCCAACGTTTAGGAGAATATTCGATCAGATCATAGCCAACGGCAATTACCAGATCGCTCTGTTCAAAGGCACAGGTGACAAAATCTCGCTGTTGGAGACCGACAGTCCAGAGGGCAAGAGGATGACTATAGGGAATCGCCCCCTTGCCCATGAAGGTATTGACCACGGGAATATTGAGTTGGGAGGCAAAATTTGTGAGGGCTTCGGCGGCTCCGGCCCGGATTACACCATTCCCCGCCAAAATCAGTGGATTTTTTGCCGAGGCGATCGCCTCGGCAGCGCGGTTCATACTCCGACTCGCTGCATAGATTTTGTCCCGGCCATCCCGCTGGAGAGGTTGTCCCTCTACGGCCATGGCAGCAATGTTTTCGGGTAGATCGATATGGACGGCTCCCGGTTTTTCCTGCTGGGCAATTTTAAAGGCGCGGCGGACAATTTCTGGGGTTGTATTGGGGCGAACAATCTGTTTATTCCACTTGGTCACAGGTGCAAACATCGCCACGAGGTCTAGATATTGGTGGGATTCAATGTGCATCCGGTCGGTACCCACTTGACCGGTAATCGCGATTAGGGGCGCCCCATCGAGGTTGGCATCGGCGACTCCAGTCATCAAATTCGTGGCCCCAGGCCCCAGGGTCGATAAACAAACCCCCGCCTTGCCCGTGAGGCGACCGTAAACATCGGCCATAAAAGCGGCACCCTGTTCATGGCGCACGGTAATAAAGCGAATTGTAGAGTTCTTGAGGGCTTCAAGAATCTGGAGATTTTCCTCCCCTGGTAGACCGAAAATATACTCTACCCCTTCATTTTCTAAGCATTGAATCAACAGTTCTGCGGTATTCATGGGCGATCGCCTCCTCAGGCACCAAATGATTGTGATCTAGAATGGCTAGTTAACGGAGACGGTTTTAGCATTCACAAAGGCGCGAATCCCAGATATTCCCAATTCTCGCCCATAGCCAGAGCGTTTAATTCCTCCAAAAGGCAGACGGGGATCCGATTTAACTAGGGCATTGATAAATACGGCCCCCGCCTCCAGGTCACGAATCAAGCGTTCCTGTTCTGCCAGGTCCTTCGTCCAAGCGCTCGCTCCTAGACCGAAGGGAATATCATTCGCCAGGGCGATCGCCTGGTCTATATTTTTGACAATAAACACCATGGCGACAGGTCCAAAAAGTTCCTCCTGAAGAATCGCAGCTCCTGGGGGAATGTCTGTCAAAATCGTCGGCGGGTAGAAATAACCGGGGCTTTCTAAGGGCTGGCCACCAACTAGAACTTTTGCCCCAGCGGCAATCGCCCGGTCTACTTGATTCACGATATCTCTTAAAATTTCCGCCGTGGCGAGGGGGCCAATGTCCGTATCTGGCGCCATGGGGTCGCCCACTTTTAGGTTGGCAAACTGCGCTTGGAACTTGCTCAGGAAAGTCTGGGCGATCGCCTCATGGAGAATAAAACGTTTGGCTGCGATACAAGATTGACCATTGTTCATTGTCCGGGCTACTGTCCCCACCGCTACCGCTTCCTCGAGATCCGCCGATGGCAAAACAATAAACGGATCACTTCCCCCCAATTCCAGCAAAGTAGGTTTAATTTCTTGGCCTGCTAAGCGAGCCAAACTGGCCCCGGCAGGTTCACTGCCCGTTAGGGTGGCGGCTTTGATGCGGGGGTCTGTGATCACCTGTTCTACCTGGGATGCACCGATCAGCAATGTTTGAAAGACGCCTTCAGGCACCCCGGCTTGGGTGAAAATTTCAGCCACCGCCAAAGCACATTGGGGCACATTAGAAGCATGTTTTAAGACCGCCCCATTGCCTGCCATCAAAGCGGGGGCCGCGAAGCGAAACACTTGCCAAAAGGGAAAATTCCAGGGCATCACCGCTAAAATAACGCCCAGGGGTTGGTAGGAAACATAACTTTTTATGGCTTGGGTTTCAGCATATTCATTAGCCAAGAACTGTTCACCATGCTCTGCGTAGTAACGACAAACGAGGGCACATTTCTCGGCTTCGGCGATCGCACTTTTTTTCGTCTTTCCCATCTCCAGGGTCATAATCGTTGCAAACTTTTCTGCATCTTGCTCTAGGATCAAGGCTGCATTTTCGAGCCACTGGCGTCGCTGGGCAAAACTGGTTAGTCGATATTGCTGAAATGCAGTTTGGGCGATTGCCAATTTGTGATTGATCTCCGTCGCAGTTAAGGCTTGGAAGCGCTGTACTATTTCTCCGGTTGTGGGATTGACCGTGGCGATCGCCATAATTTCCTCCTTGACCACTGCGGGCTTGGGGTTTTCCCTCTCTTTAGTGTAAGTGGGGATTTTTATGATTTTTAGCCCTAAAGATAAAGCGACACAATCCTTAAATATTCAATGACAGCAGCCGCTCTACTGGCAATTAAAGAATCCTTTCTTTCTGTCTCTCCTAATCAATCCCGTTGTTAGGATCAATGGGAAAAATAATATTTATTTTTAAAATAAGTAAAAATCTCTATGTCTACCCTACAAAATTTCTTTCAGACCTATGCCCTAGCAAATCATGATTATTGTGTATTTGGGGTGGCCACTTGCTTTGTACGAGCAGAAGGAGAAGTACAAGAAATAAGTGTCCTTGAACCCATCCCCTCAGCCGCCCTCGAAGCACTTCTCAAAGGCATTCCTACTTCTTACCGTATAGCCCAAGCTTTAAGCCTCGATGAGATTTTGACAACCCAAGGCATTAAAATTCCGAGCGCCTTTGGTGAGAATGTACAGATTCCCGATGATTTCCCCGAACGCACGGCAGCGGCTGCCCGTACCTATAAACGCCGTCCTGAAGCCCAGACTTATATTTCCCTCGGAGAAATCTATCAGCAGTTTAACCACTCCACGGCGAAGAAGCGGGTACTCAATCAAGTTAATATCGTCAGTGCTGAGGACAACGTCAAGCAACATGCTTACACTCATACTGTCCTTTAAGTCATTTCGTTCGCGTCCATAAACTTTGGATAAATTATGCTGAAACTCTATGGAGGGGCACGTAGTCGGGCCTCAATTGTCCGCTGGTACCTTGAAGAACTAGGGGCAGACTATGAATTTGTGCTGCTAGATATGCAAAAGGGTGAACACCAACAACCAGATTTCTTGGGGCTCAACCCCTTTGGCAAAGTTCCGGTAATCACTGACGGTGATTTTACCCTTGCAGAATCAGGGGCGATTTTGCTCTATTTGGCAGAAAAATTTGGTCAACTGCCGAAGGAGCCGGAAGGAAAGGCGATCGCCTACCAATGGGTCTTGTTTGCCAATTCAACCTTGGCCATGGGTTTGACCCCTTCTGAAAATCGCCATGCGGTGATGGCTCGCTATTTACAGCCCCTCAATGAGATGCTCCAAAAATCGCCCTATCTGCTGGGAACCGACTTTACCGTGGCGGATGTCGCTGTGGGTTCTCTCCTCGCCTATATTCCATTGATGTTCCAGGATGTGGATTTGAGTGTTTATCCCAGCATCCAAGCCTACCTTCAGCGCCTGGGCGATCGCCCCGCTTTTCAAAAAGCAATTATGAATCGCCCCTAAATTCTGTTACATTTTGTCACCAAAAATAACAAAAGCATCCCCTAGGGGATGCTTTCTTCTGTACTCTTTTGAGTTGTTTGGGAATAGCGATTTATTTAAAACCGACCGCTGCCTGCCAGACAAACGCGAGCAGTAAGAAGAACAAAGGAATGAGGGGCAAAACATCCACGAGGGGATCGAAAATCGAGTAGGCCTCAGGTAGTTTCGCAAGTAATAATGCCGCTTCCATATATTTCCTTGTTGAACTGATTTTTCTTATGGTTTGCAGTCAATCCTAGCATGAGTTGGTTCGGGTTCTAGCCATTCACCGAATTCTTCAACAAAGCGATCACTTAAAATTGACGCCCGAATTCGCACTGTAAATTGAATTAATTCTGTAACGTTATGTAAAGAAAGAAGCATGTAAGCTAACATTTCTTTGGCTTTAATTAAATGGTGTAAATAGGCTCGCGAAAAATTCTGGCAGGTGTAGCAGGGGCACGTTTCATCTAAGGGCCGAAAATCTTCTTTAAACTGCGCATTTTTTAAATTCCAGCGGTCACCTCTAACCAGGGCAGCTCCATGGCGACCTAAGCGTGTCGGAATCACGCAGTCAAACACATCAATTCCAGCGGCGATCGCTTGGGCCATTTCTCGATAAGTCCCCACCCCCATCAGATAACGAATTTTGTTCTGAGGCAATAGCGGTGCTGTATGTTGTACCACCTTGCGGATATTTTCCGGTGATTCCCCCACACTGACCCCACCAATGGCATAGCCGGGCAAATCGAGCTTTGTTAAATCTGCCGCTGCTTGCGATCGCAGATCGAGGAAAATTCCCCCTTGAACGATGCCAAATAGCGCTTGATCATCCCGTTGATGAGCTTGAATACAACGCTCTAACCAGCGATAAGTCCTCGCAGTGGCTGCTTCCACCGCCTCCCGGCCCGCATCCCCTGGTGGGCATTCATCAAAGGCCATAATCACATCCGCCCCCAAGGCATTTTGAATTTGAATTGAACGCTCTGGGGTCATATCGATCAAGCGGCCATCCTTAGGCGATCGAAACACAACCCCCTCTTCCCGAATTTTGCGCATTTCACTGAGACTAAAAACCTGAAAACCGCCTGAATCGGTCAAAATAGGCTTATCCCAGGCCATAAATTTATGCAGTCCCCCTGCTTTTTGCACAATATCTTCCCCAGGCTGCAGGTGGAGGTGATACGTATTGGACAGCACCATATGGGCCTGGGCCTGGTTTAAATGATCTGGTGTAATTCCTTTCACATTCGCTAGGGTCCCCACTGGCATAAACCGCGGTGTTTCTACAATGCCATGGGGCGTCTGAAAGACTCCTACCCGGGCTTTTGTTTGGGGACATTCTTTTTGGAGCGAAAAATGAAAATGACTCACAGAAAACTTTCCGAATGGTTCAATAAAAATGAAAAACGAGGGTGATGAACCCCCGCCTATTCTACCGACTTCAGGAAACAGAACCTAGAAATTAAAATGTTCATCATCCAGATGGACATCCCAACGGGCAGAGAGAACCTGAGTCACCATTTCTTCTAGGGTGCTCTCCTGGACAATCTTTTCGGTCAGTGGGCCAGCTTGAGGATGCTCAACGGGATCTAGACGTAATATTCGATTGTCTTGCACCAACTCAAAATAGGTTTTTCCCGCTTCTGCTTGTTTTAGGACTAAGTAGTCAAAACTATGCAAATTGAGATAAAGGGACTGATTGACTACCAAGGTCGCCTGTTGCTCATCGTCAAATACTTCTACGATCCAACCTTCGCCCTGTTCTTTGACTTCACCATCAAGGCAATGGTCATAGCGAACCCATGTCAGATCTTGAAGAAGACGCTTGATGTCACTCTTGTTCACAAGAATGCCGGTAGAAACCACGCAGGGAGCAGGCAGAGAAGGAGGATGACATTGATGACTCATGGGAATTAATTAAGGGCAAACAAAAAGATGACAAACTGAAAGACAATAATCCATAATCTGACGTGGGCACAGCCAGTGAGTGAGCACCATCACATGAGGATGAGCCTATGCGATTGTCATTTCACTTGTAAAAAAGCTAGCGGCCAAGGGGAAGGACCGTCATTTTACAGCGTTGCCTTGGTGTTCTGGCGGCGGATGTTCATTAACGGTTTCCAATGCCTCGCCATAATCTTAGCTTAAGGTTTGAATTTTGACATCTACAGATTGCCAATCTTGGTCTCCCAAAATCTATGATTCGTTTTTTTTCTAGTCTGGTGCAATGGTGGCGATCACTATTGGGAGCGATCATTTTTTACACGGTTATACCAATCCCCCAAATTTTTCGGCCGAGCTTTATCCGTATCGCCCGGTGGTGTCCTTGGATCGGTTTGGGGTTGGGAGCTCTTTTGAGTGGTACTTTCTGGGGATTAAGTTATGTAGGCACTCCTTCTCTACTCACCGCGACAAGCACCGTTGCTCTCTGGGTCAGTTTAACGGGAGGGTTGCATCTTGATGGGGCGATGGATAGCGCCGATGGCCTTGCTGTTCCTGACCCCCAAAAGCGCCTTGTCGTGATGGCTGATAGTGTATCTGGAGCTTTTGGCGTAATGGCCGGGGTTCTAATTCTTTTACTTAAAGTGGCAGCTCTTGAAGGTTTTAATGTGGGTAGTTATTGGTTGATTTTGACGATACCTGCTTGGGGACGCTGGGCCCAAGTGATGGCGATCGCCTTTTATCCCTATCTCAAAGCCGAAGGGAAGGGAGCG
The nucleotide sequence above comes from [Synechococcus] sp. NIES-970. Encoded proteins:
- the ilvB_2 gene encoding acetolactate synthase translates to MNTAELLIQCLENEGVEYIFGLPGEENLQILEALKNSTIRFITVRHEQGAAFMADVYGRLTGKAGVCLSTLGPGATNLMTGVADANLDGAPLIAITGQVGTDRMHIESHQYLDLVAMFAPVTKWNKQIVRPNTTPEIVRRAFKIAQQEKPGAVHIDLPENIAAMAVEGQPLQRDGRDKIYAASRSMNRAAEAIASAKNPLILAGNGVIRAGAAEALTNFASQLNIPVVNTFMGKGAIPYSHPLALWTVGLQQRDFVTCAFEQSDLVIAVGYDLIEYSPKRWNPDGTTPIIHIGETAAEIDSSYIPLTEVVGDMVNALTEIGKCTDRSGKAAPKSLSLRAEIRDDYEHYSKDDLFPVKPQKIIYDLRQVMAPEDIVIADVGAHKMWMARQYHCDRPNTCLISNGFAAMGFAIPGAVAAKLVHPQRNVVAVTGDGGFMMNCQELETALRIGANFVTLIFNDGGYGLIGWKQINQFGASAFVEFGNPDFVKFAESMGLKGYRITSAAELIPTLKEALAQSVPAVIDCPVDYSENVKFSQKAGDLICRM
- a CDS encoding succinate-semialdehyde dehydrogenase, coding for MAIATVNPTTGEIVQRFQALTATEINHKLAIAQTAFQQYRLTSFAQRRQWLENAALILEQDAEKFATIMTLEMGKTKKSAIAEAEKCALVCRYYAEHGEQFLANEYAETQAIKSYVSYQPLGVILAVMPWNFPFWQVFRFAAPALMAGNGAVLKHASNVPQCALAVAEIFTQAGVPEGVFQTLLIGASQVEQVITDPRIKAATLTGSEPAGASLARLAGQEIKPTLLELGGSDPFIVLPSADLEEAVAVGTVARTMNNGQSCIAAKRFILHEAIAQTFLSKFQAQFANLKVGDPMAPDTDIGPLATAEILRDIVNQVDRAIAAGAKVLVGGQPLESPGYFYPPTILTDIPPGAAILQEELFGPVAMVFIVKNIDQAIALANDIPFGLGASAWTKDLAEQERLIRDLEAGAVFINALVKSDPRLPFGGIKRSGYGRELGISGIRAFVNAKTVSVN
- a CDS encoding hypothetical protein (conserved hypothetical protein); protein product: MSTLQNFFQTYALANHDYCVFGVATCFVRAEGEVQEISVLEPIPSAALEALLKGIPTSYRIAQALSLDEILTTQGIKIPSAFGENVQIPDDFPERTAAAARTYKRRPEAQTYISLGEIYQQFNHSTAKKRVLNQVNIVSAEDNVKQHAYTHTVL
- the gst_2 gene encoding glutathione S-transferase, producing the protein MLKLYGGARSRASIVRWYLEELGADYEFVLLDMQKGEHQQPDFLGLNPFGKVPVITDGDFTLAESGAILLYLAEKFGQLPKEPEGKAIAYQWVLFANSTLAMGLTPSENRHAVMARYLQPLNEMLQKSPYLLGTDFTVADVAVGSLLAYIPLMFQDVDLSVYPSIQAYLQRLGDRPAFQKAIMNRP
- a CDS encoding photosystem II 4 kDa reaction center component superfamily protein; amino-acid sequence: MEAALLLAKLPEAYSIFDPLVDVLPLIPLFFLLLAFVWQAAVGFK
- the tgt gene encoding queuine tRNA-ribosyltransferase, whose amino-acid sequence is MSHFHFSLQKECPQTKARVGVFQTPHGIVETPRFMPVGTLANVKGITPDHLNQAQAHMVLSNTYHLHLQPGEDIVQKAGGLHKFMAWDKPILTDSGGFQVFSLSEMRKIREEGVVFRSPKDGRLIDMTPERSIQIQNALGADVIMAFDECPPGDAGREAVEAATARTYRWLERCIQAHQRDDQALFGIVQGGIFLDLRSQAAADLTKLDLPGYAIGGVSVGESPENIRKVVQHTAPLLPQNKIRYLMGVGTYREMAQAIAAGIDVFDCVIPTRLGRHGAALVRGDRWNLKNAQFKEDFRPLDETCPCYTCQNFSRAYLHHLIKAKEMLAYMLLSLHNVTELIQFTVRIRASILSDRFVEEFGEWLEPEPTHARIDCKP
- a CDS encoding hypothetical protein (conserved hypothetical protein), which produces MSHQCHPPSLPAPCVVSTGILVNKSDIKRLLQDLTWVRYDHCLDGEVKEQGEGWIVEVFDDEQQATLVVNQSLYLNLHSFDYLVLKQAEAGKTYFELVQDNRILRLDPVEHPQAGPLTEKIVQESTLEEMVTQVLSARWDVHLDDEHFNF
- the cobS gene encoding cobalamin synthase, producing MIRFFSSLVQWWRSLLGAIIFYTVIPIPQIFRPSFIRIARWCPWIGLGLGALLSGTFWGLSYVGTPSLLTATSTVALWVSLTGGLHLDGAMDSADGLAVPDPQKRLVVMADSVSGAFGVMAGVLILLLKVAALEGFNVGSYWLILTIPAWGRWAQVMAIAFYPYLKAEGKGAFHRKHFKLYPDFWWSIFPLLILLGITYFVLPLAQWLIWLLSNFCSCFWAITICHWFAKKFKGHTGDTYGATVEWTEVFSLISASLFANWL